Proteins co-encoded in one Patescibacteria group bacterium genomic window:
- the rplT gene encoding 50S ribosomal protein L20, with translation MTRVKRGIMANKRRKNILKLAKGFKWGRNVKYKLAKDALKHAWTYAYRDRKVRKRDFRRLWQIKINAAVRQQGVTYSRFIEILKKAKIELDRKILANLAEKKPTIFAKIVEKIKG, from the coding sequence ATGACACGAGTAAAAAGAGGAATAATGGCCAACAAGCGCCGCAAAAATATCCTTAAATTGGCGAAAGGGTTTAAGTGGGGCAGAAATGTAAAATATAAATTAGCCAAAGACGCGCTTAAACACGCGTGGACTTACGCTTATCGCGACCGTAAAGTGAGAAAGCGGGATTTTCGCCGCCTCTGGCAAATAAAAATCAACGCCGCCGTCCGCCAGCAAGGCGTCACATACAGCCGTTTTATTGAGATATTAAAAAAGGCCAAGATTGAATTAGACAGAAAAATCTTGGCAAACTTAGCCGAAAAAAAACCAACAATCTTCGCGAAGATTGTTGAGAAGATAAAGGGATAA
- a CDS encoding arginine--tRNA ligase: MIEDMIRDEVKKIIEGVVGGEAFLERPGNSDFGDYSTNVALRMKVDARKIVAKLEVHPAFEKVEVAGPGFINFTLSKKILLDELAEIIKKGARYGEIGVGKGEKVQVEFVSANPTGPLTVANGRGGPFGDVLAGVLSKSGFNVERAYYVNDHGMQIEALGHSVLKDSEAVYKGGYIDELNKKNKGKDAREAGKAAAKYIIENLIRKTTDKLGIKYDEWALESEIYQSGLVDEVLDFLEKKGFFYEKDGARWFKSSELGDTRDRVLVKKDGNKTYLAGDIAFHWRKFNEKKFTRVINVWGADHHGDVAGLAAGVEAIGHKGKLETVLLQFVTILEKGEKKRMSKRAGVYVEMDELIEKVGADATRFFFLQKSPDTHLNFDMDLAREQSNKNPVFYVQYAHARICGILAKSGTVPDFRGLSLMKLTHLEELNLIRHLIKFPEIVEDIAKDYQVQRLPQYSMELANAFHRFYEKCRVLDDENKELSQARICLVKATKIVLKNTLDLMGIKAPEKM, from the coding sequence ATGATAGAAGATATGATCAGAGATGAAGTTAAGAAAATTATTGAGGGGGTTGTTGGGGGTGAGGCGTTTTTGGAGCGGCCGGGTAATTCTGATTTTGGGGACTATTCCACAAATGTCGCTTTGCGGATGAAGGTTGACGCGCGAAAAATTGTCGCGAAATTGGAAGTTCATCCCGCTTTTGAAAAAGTGGAGGTAGCGGGTCCTGGTTTTATTAATTTTACTTTGTCAAAAAAAATATTATTAGATGAACTGGCGGAGATTATTAAAAAAGGCGCTCGTTACGGAGAAATCGGCGTTGGTAAGGGCGAAAAAGTTCAGGTTGAGTTTGTTTCCGCCAATCCGACAGGACCTTTGACAGTGGCGAACGGAAGGGGCGGGCCCTTTGGGGATGTTTTGGCGGGCGTTTTGAGCAAGTCCGGATTTAATGTTGAAAGGGCGTATTATGTCAATGACCATGGAATGCAGATTGAGGCCTTGGGACATTCTGTTTTGAAAGATAGCGAAGCGGTTTATAAGGGGGGATATATTGACGAACTAAATAAAAAAAATAAAGGAAAAGACGCGCGTGAGGCAGGGAAAGCGGCGGCGAAATATATTATTGAAAATTTAATCCGCAAGACGACAGATAAATTGGGGATTAAATATGACGAATGGGCTTTGGAGTCAGAGATTTATCAATCTGGTTTGGTGGATGAGGTTTTGGATTTTTTGGAAAAGAAAGGATTTTTTTACGAAAAGGACGGCGCGCGATGGTTCAAGTCGTCTGAACTCGGCGACACAAGAGATAGGGTTTTGGTCAAGAAAGACGGAAACAAAACATACTTGGCGGGCGATATCGCTTTTCATTGGCGCAAATTCAACGAGAAGAAATTTACTCGGGTAATTAATGTTTGGGGAGCCGACCACCATGGTGATGTTGCGGGATTAGCGGCGGGGGTGGAAGCGATCGGACATAAAGGAAAATTGGAAACGGTTCTTTTGCAGTTCGTTACAATTTTAGAAAAAGGCGAGAAAAAGAGAATGTCAAAACGGGCGGGGGTCTATGTGGAAATGGACGAGTTGATTGAAAAGGTTGGCGCGGATGCGACGCGATTTTTCTTTTTGCAAAAATCTCCCGATACCCATTTGAATTTTGATATGGATTTGGCGCGGGAACAATCAAACAAAAACCCCGTCTTTTATGTCCAATATGCCCACGCGAGAATCTGCGGAATTTTAGCGAAATCGGGGACTGTCCCTGATTTTCGGGGACTGTCCCTGATGAAGTTAACTCATCTGGAAGAGTTAAATCTTATTCGCCATTTAATTAAATTTCCTGAAATTGTTGAGGATATAGCGAAGGATTATCAGGTTCAGCGGTTGCCTCAATATTCTATGGAATTGGCGAACGCCTTTCATAGATTTTATGAAAAATGCCGCGTTTTGGATGATGAAAATAAGGAGTTGAGCCAAGCAAGAATTTGTTTAGTTAAAGCGACGAAGATTGTTTTAAAAAACACATTGGACTTAATGGGCATCAAAGCGCCAGAGAAAATGTAA
- the holA gene encoding DNA polymerase III subunit delta yields MIILLYGEDTYRLRQKLKEIVSGYKNKHQSGLSFARFDEKNFDFGEVKNIIEAVSMFSEKKLIILENVIKEKDFQKDFFEYAKKNKIKNNQDIIAVLFQEGKLAASVLKKKVNMFEEFLPLKGAGLTNWIKKEVSKNGGVVDSGAVSELSFRVGGDLWQMSNEIGKLVGYKKNDSITKEDVVLMVKSEADLNIFAAIDALAARNKKDALRLLHQHLNQGVNENYLFSMFVYQIRNLLKIKDLMEKGIPFPSLAAKSGLHPFVARKTAQQAANFSLDHLRTIYRRLLEIETKTKTGRAGILTALDLFVVEI; encoded by the coding sequence ATGATTATTTTACTTTATGGCGAGGATACATATCGCCTTAGACAAAAATTAAAAGAGATTGTTTCGGGATACAAAAACAAGCATCAGAGCGGGTTGAGTTTCGCGCGTTTTGACGAGAAGAATTTTGACTTTGGCGAAGTTAAAAATATAATTGAGGCGGTTTCAATGTTTAGTGAAAAAAAACTGATTATTTTGGAAAATGTTATTAAAGAGAAAGATTTTCAAAAAGATTTTTTTGAGTACGCCAAGAAAAACAAGATTAAGAATAACCAAGACATAATCGCGGTTTTGTTTCAAGAAGGGAAATTGGCGGCGTCTGTTTTGAAGAAAAAAGTTAATATGTTTGAAGAGTTTCTTCCGCTCAAGGGGGCTGGGCTGACGAATTGGATAAAAAAAGAAGTTTCCAAAAACGGAGGCGTTGTTGATAGCGGGGCAGTGAGCGAGCTTTCTTTTCGTGTTGGGGGCGACCTTTGGCAGATGAGCAACGAAATCGGTAAGCTGGTCGGATACAAAAAAAACGACTCTATTACTAAAGAAGACGTGGTCTTGATGGTCAAGTCGGAGGCAGACCTTAATATTTTTGCGGCGATTGACGCCTTGGCGGCGAGAAACAAAAAAGACGCCTTGCGTCTTTTACACCAGCATCTTAATCAGGGGGTCAACGAAAATTATTTATTTTCCATGTTTGTTTACCAGATCAGGAATTTGCTTAAAATCAAGGACTTAATGGAAAAGGGAATTCCTTTTCCATCGTTGGCGGCAAAGAGCGGGTTGCATCCTTTTGTCGCCAGAAAGACGGCCCAACAAGCGGCGAATTTTAGTTTAGATCATTTGCGAACAATCTACCGCCGCCTCTTGGAAATTGAAACAAAAACAAAAACAGGCCGCGCAGGCATCCTCACCGCTTTAGACCTGTTTGTCGTGGAGATATAA
- a CDS encoding response regulator has translation MTNHLENYNQDDQEQNNGGKGISVLIVEDDKFLRELLVRKLENTGFNVSFAVNGEEALKKIKEQMPQLILLDLVLPGIDGFEVLKQVKENRQMDGIAIIILSNLGQQGEVERGIRLGADDYLIKAHFTPDEIIQKAKMILKKKQG, from the coding sequence ATGACCAATCATTTAGAGAATTACAATCAAGACGATCAAGAGCAAAATAACGGAGGGAAGGGAATATCAGTTCTTATTGTTGAAGACGACAAGTTTTTGAGGGAGCTTTTGGTCCGCAAATTAGAAAATACAGGGTTTAATGTTTCGTTCGCGGTGAATGGAGAGGAAGCGCTTAAAAAAATAAAAGAACAAATGCCTCAATTGATTTTACTGGATTTGGTCCTACCGGGGATAGATGGCTTTGAGGTTTTGAAACAGGTCAAGGAAAATCGTCAAATGGACGGGATTGCGATCATTATTTTAAGCAATTTAGGGCAACAAGGAGAGGTTGAGAGAGGGATTCGTCTGGGAGCTGATGATTATTTAATTAAGGCCCATTTTACGCCAGACGAGATTATTCAGAAAGCGAAGATGATATTAAAGAAGAAGCAGGGGTAA
- a CDS encoding response regulator, whose translation MKKIIIIEDERILLELLKEKLIQDGYEVITAMDGQEGIDKIKEELPDLILLDIVMPKKGGFEVMEELNQDDKLKNIPVIIISNSGQPVELSRIKKLGAVDWLIKTDFNPQEVASKIEKYLK comes from the coding sequence ATGAAAAAAATTATTATTATTGAGGACGAAAGGATTTTGCTTGAACTTCTAAAAGAGAAGTTAATTCAGGATGGTTATGAGGTTATTACCGCTATGGACGGGCAGGAGGGGATAGACAAAATCAAAGAGGAACTGCCAGATTTGATTTTGCTTGACATTGTTATGCCCAAAAAGGGAGGTTTTGAGGTAATGGAAGAATTAAATCAGGACGATAAGTTGAAAAATATTCCAGTTATTATCATTTCTAATTCAGGTCAACCCGTGGAATTAAGCAGAATTAAAAAATTAGGGGCTGTTGATTGGCTCATTAAGACCGACTTTAATCCGCAGGAAGTGGCTAGTAAAATAGAAAAATATTTAAAATAA
- a CDS encoding N-6 DNA methylase: protein MDKQEGVKQIEKLIGRYEVLTAAQRKKYNESMTCKDFILPLFQSLGWDVYNSFSKNEVISEKQVSGKRVDYAFNVDGVIKFFVEAKKIEVDLREEKWSEQAVMYAWHKSISWAILTDFESIKVFNAEWDEPNIEQSLLFEIPYKDYLTDKRLWWLSKESIEKGELNKYAEENFKKPKREPVDKQLASDLIKWRRILFDKLRGWNDDKKFSNQQIIESVQKLLNRFIFIRTTEDRGIEDQKLREAIRNWENNQDKTDFLWQKIKELFGYYRKIYDSKLFDEHTCDILEYQDDFLAEVIREFYKNKKGIRYNFASINADILGSVYEQYLSKIQLEKKEKKNSKRKSQGIYYTPRYIVDYIIKNTLGEVLKDKPGHEAVKIKILDPACGSGSFLIKAFEVLDSHIKRVNNQIEAKPEVNYIRKISILNSNIYGVDLDEEAIEIAQLNLLIKALEFRELLPDLSYNIKRGNSLISGTEKELKKYFGKKWKEKRPFNWQEKFPDVLKKGGFDVIIGNPPYIRNRDLETKDKKYFDAQYCSAAGQYDIYQLFFEQSIKLLKEGGYLGFITSNKYAIADYGKKLREYILDNCKIISIVDVSNLLVFKDASTYPYVIILQKDKNNSGHKIKGYKIEKETNLYAGEVLIDQDKINKSRDKNLTVKTEPDFFEKIEKKSLRLGEVAEIKETIHTGNIRSKLIVNEKVDDTCKKLLAGRDCHRYWLKWDGKYVRYDKSLIDKNKGEYANLCAESYFEKPKILLRDISKFPEAVFDDEGYYSVNTLYSIQPIGLDYDLKYILAIINSKLIDFYFKQRFEDTHVSGGFLRFKKIYTSQIPIYKIDFSDKKEKAKHNELVKLADKMLKLSEELQKLHPIMDDKEYEETELEIQKIDEIINQKVYKLYGLTEEEVRIVEN from the coding sequence ATGGATAAGCAAGAAGGTGTCAAACAAATAGAAAAATTGATAGGCAGATATGAAGTGCTGACTGCCGCGCAACGCAAGAAATATAACGAGTCAATGACTTGCAAGGATTTTATCTTGCCTCTTTTTCAATCTTTGGGCTGGGATGTTTATAATAGTTTTTCCAAAAATGAAGTTATTTCCGAAAAACAGGTTTCCGGCAAAAGAGTTGATTACGCCTTTAATGTTGACGGAGTAATAAAATTTTTCGTGGAAGCCAAAAAGATAGAAGTTGATTTGCGCGAGGAAAAATGGTCGGAGCAGGCGGTAATGTATGCTTGGCATAAAAGTATTTCTTGGGCGATTCTAACGGATTTTGAGTCAATCAAGGTTTTTAACGCAGAATGGGACGAGCCAAACATTGAGCAAAGTTTGCTTTTTGAAATTCCATATAAAGATTATCTGACCGACAAGAGGTTGTGGTGGCTATCCAAAGAGTCCATTGAAAAAGGCGAGTTGAATAAATACGCCGAAGAGAACTTCAAAAAACCAAAAAGGGAGCCAGTTGATAAGCAATTAGCGAGCGACTTAATAAAGTGGAGAAGGATTTTATTTGATAAGTTGAGAGGGTGGAACGACGACAAAAAATTTAGCAACCAACAAATCATTGAGAGCGTTCAAAAACTGCTTAACAGATTTATCTTTATCAGAACCACCGAGGACAGGGGGATTGAAGACCAAAAATTGCGCGAAGCGATTAGGAACTGGGAAAACAATCAAGACAAAACAGATTTTTTGTGGCAGAAAATTAAGGAATTATTCGGGTATTATCGGAAGATCTACGATAGTAAATTATTTGATGAGCACACTTGCGATATTTTGGAATATCAAGACGATTTTTTAGCGGAAGTAATTAGAGAATTTTATAAAAACAAAAAAGGCATTCGCTATAATTTCGCGTCAATTAACGCCGATATTTTAGGTAGCGTCTACGAGCAATATTTAAGCAAGATTCAACTGGAAAAAAAGGAAAAGAAGAATAGTAAAAGAAAATCGCAAGGCATTTATTATACCCCTCGCTACATTGTTGATTACATTATCAAAAACACATTAGGCGAAGTGCTGAAAGACAAGCCGGGGCATGAGGCGGTGAAAATTAAAATTCTTGACCCGGCTTGCGGCTCGGGGTCTTTTCTAATTAAAGCGTTTGAGGTTTTGGATAGCCACATCAAGAGAGTAAATAATCAAATTGAAGCGAAGCCGGAAGTTAATTACATCCGCAAAATTTCTATTTTAAATTCAAACATATATGGCGTTGATTTAGACGAGGAGGCGATTGAAATCGCCCAACTCAACTTATTGATTAAGGCGCTGGAATTCCGCGAACTTTTGCCGGATTTATCTTACAATATTAAACGCGGAAATTCTTTAATTTCAGGCACGGAGAAAGAACTCAAAAAATATTTCGGTAAAAAATGGAAAGAAAAAAGACCGTTCAACTGGCAAGAAAAATTCCCCGATGTCCTCAAAAAAGGCGGCTTTGATGTAATCATCGGCAACCCGCCGTATATTAGAAACAGGGACTTAGAGACAAAAGATAAAAAATATTTTGATGCACAATACTGTTCAGCCGCTGGACAATATGACATTTATCAATTGTTTTTTGAGCAGTCCATTAAATTATTAAAAGAGGGCGGGTATTTGGGATTTATTACTTCCAACAAATACGCCATTGCTGATTACGGAAAAAAATTAAGGGAATATATTTTAGACAACTGCAAAATTATTTCTATTGTTGATGTTTCTAATTTACTGGTTTTTAAGGACGCGTCCACCTATCCCTATGTCATTATTTTACAAAAAGACAAAAATAATTCAGGACATAAAATTAAGGGATACAAAATAGAAAAAGAAACCAATCTTTATGCTGGCGAGGTGCTAATTGACCAAGATAAAATTAATAAAAGCCGAGACAAAAATTTGACTGTTAAAACAGAGCCAGATTTTTTTGAAAAAATTGAAAAAAAATCGTTGCGATTAGGAGAAGTTGCGGAAATTAAAGAGACAATTCATACGGGGAACATAAGAAGCAAATTAATTGTTAACGAAAAAGTTGATGATACTTGCAAAAAATTATTGGCAGGCAGGGATTGTCATAGATATTGGCTTAAATGGGATGGTAAATATGTCAGATACGACAAAAGTTTGATAGATAAAAACAAGGGGGAATATGCCAATTTGTGCGCAGAAAGTTATTTTGAAAAGCCAAAAATTTTGTTAAGGGATATTTCAAAGTTTCCAGAAGCTGTTTTTGACGATGAGGGTTATTATTCGGTCAACACGCTTTATTCTATTCAGCCCATTGGGCTTGATTATGACTTAAAATATATTTTGGCTATCATTAACTCTAAACTGATAGATTTTTATTTTAAACAAAGATTTGAAGATACACATGTAAGCGGCGGTTTTTTAAGATTTAAAAAAATCTATACCTCGCAAATTCCGATTTACAAAATTGATTTTTCCGACAAAAAAGAAAAAGCCAAACACAACGAATTAGTAAAATTAGCCGACAAAATGTTAAAACTAAGCGAAGAACTCCAAAAACTCCATCCAATTATGGACGACAAAGAATACGAAGAAACAGAATTAGAAATACAAAAAATTGATGAGATTATAAACCAAAAAGTTTATAAATTATATGGGTTAACAGAAGAGGAAGTTAGAATTGTGGAGAATTAA
- the smpB gene encoding SsrA-binding protein SmpB encodes MPTLAINPRARYDYEILDTYEAGVVLIGQEVKAIKRGSISLKGAYVAIRNNEAWLINAQVSPYQPKNTPADYDSTRSRKLLLHKSEIKELIGKTKQKGLTLTPIRVYTKQNQIKLEFGLGRGKRKSDKREKIKKRETQRKINRALKEWF; translated from the coding sequence ATGCCGACTCTCGCTATTAACCCACGAGCCAGATATGATTATGAAATTTTAGACACCTACGAGGCTGGAGTGGTTTTAATTGGACAAGAAGTTAAAGCGATTAAAAGAGGAAGCATCAGTTTAAAAGGCGCTTATGTCGCCATTAGAAATAACGAGGCGTGGCTCATCAACGCGCAGGTCTCTCCCTACCAGCCCAAAAATACACCCGCCGATTATGACTCAACCCGTTCTCGAAAATTGCTTCTTCATAAAAGCGAAATTAAAGAGTTAATCGGCAAGACAAAACAAAAGGGCTTGACTTTAACGCCCATCCGCGTTTATACTAAACAAAATCAGATTAAACTGGAATTCGGCTTGGGTCGCGGGAAAAGAAAATCCGACAAGCGGGAAAAAATTAAAAAGAGAGAAACACAAAGAAAAATCAACCGCGCGCTGAAGGAATGGTTTTAA
- a CDS encoding DUF3048 domain-containing protein: MFAKNKYVLFIAIFCLALLGLIFVWQLSGRTIEIERQSNNLTERAELAGEGFSPLSGLSCQNYQRRPFAVVMANDPVARPLTGLSQADLVLEMPVITGSITRLIAVYLCESPDEIGSLRSARHDFIPLALGLDAILVHWGGSHFALDQLDAGVMDNIDALKDAYNVFFRKNEIPKPHNGFTSMERMMSSSQKMGYRLENNFKGYLFQETPVRLSDSRTDGVLKIGYAYPYDVLYQYDSGTNLYSRWRAGEKEMDRSNNQQIAAKNVVVMRAFSRQIEGPDYNDLDIEGEGECVVYQNGEVIPCFWEKDASDPSSKLYFLDKNSGEEIPFVPGQTWIEIVEPGQEVNWE; this comes from the coding sequence ATGTTTGCGAAGAATAAATATGTTTTATTTATAGCGATTTTTTGTTTAGCCCTTTTGGGGCTTATTTTTGTTTGGCAGTTAAGCGGGCGGACGATTGAGATAGAGAGGCAATCCAATAATCTAACAGAGCGGGCGGAATTAGCGGGAGAGGGATTTAGCCCCTTAAGCGGGTTATCTTGTCAAAATTATCAAAGGCGTCCTTTTGCGGTGGTGATGGCGAATGACCCGGTGGCGCGACCTTTGACAGGCCTTTCGCAAGCCGATTTGGTTTTAGAAATGCCTGTTATCACAGGTAGTATTACTCGCCTTATCGCTGTTTATCTCTGTGAATCGCCTGACGAGATTGGCTCTTTGCGAAGCGCGCGCCACGATTTTATTCCCTTGGCGCTCGGGTTGGACGCTATTTTGGTTCATTGGGGAGGTTCGCATTTCGCTTTGGACCAATTGGATGCGGGAGTAATGGATAACATTGATGCCTTAAAAGACGCGTATAATGTTTTTTTCCGTAAAAACGAAATCCCCAAGCCGCACAACGGATTTACTTCAATGGAAAGAATGATGAGCAGTTCTCAAAAAATGGGTTATCGTTTGGAAAATAATTTTAAGGGATACCTTTTTCAAGAAACGCCCGTTCGGCTATCCGATAGCCGAACAGATGGCGTGTTAAAGATTGGGTATGCTTATCCTTATGATGTGTTGTATCAATATGATTCGGGGACTAATTTGTATTCGCGTTGGCGGGCGGGGGAGAAGGAGATGGACAGAAGTAATAACCAGCAGATTGCTGCTAAAAATGTTGTGGTGATGCGGGCTTTTTCTCGGCAGATTGAGGGACCTGATTATAATGATTTGGATATTGAGGGCGAGGGTGAATGCGTTGTTTATCAAAACGGCGAAGTTATTCCTTGTTTTTGGGAAAAAGACGCGAGCGATCCGTCCAGCAAATTATATTTTTTAGATAAAAATAGCGGCGAAGAAATTCCTTTCGTCCCGGGACAGACATGGATAGAAATTGTGGAGCCGGGGCAGGAAGTGAATTGGGAATAG
- a CDS encoding type II toxin-antitoxin system PemK/MazF family toxin, protein MSIDKKLLKQGEIFLVNFDPSFGYEYQGKRPAVIIESEKQIRKTNLITVVPLTSNLKNKMADDILITKNNDNKLISDSIIKVYNVCSFDYLRFINKIGIADVKIIKQIKDYLKKHFDI, encoded by the coding sequence ATGAGCATAGACAAAAAACTACTTAAACAAGGAGAGATATTTTTAGTTAATTTTGATCCAAGTTTTGGATACGAATATCAAGGCAAACGCCCTGCTGTTATTATTGAAAGCGAAAAACAAATTAGAAAAACGAACTTAATTACGGTTGTTCCGTTGACTTCAAATTTAAAGAACAAGATGGCGGATGATATTTTAATTACCAAAAACAATGATAATAAATTAATTAGCGATTCAATTATTAAGGTTTACAATGTTTGCTCTTTTGATTATTTAAGATTTATTAATAAAATTGGCATAGCGGATGTAAAAATTATTAAACAGATAAAAGATTATTTGAAAAAACATTTTGATATTTAG
- a CDS encoding PAS domain-containing sensor histidine kinase, giving the protein MLQKENNSKKKLKDLEEKILKKCDELEKAKVTLIKTLEKTKEAEKKFEEEKNKTRAALISLADGLIVFDKEKKITLVNPVAEKVLELKEKNVLNKTINEISGYPNLDKLYRALGGEIEWTGRRYELTLDGLLKRYFYVSITPVVVAGEEVGLMVVFQDITREEEISHMKTEFVSIAAHQLRTPLSAIKWILRMLLDGDVGKLSKEQIDFLERGYQSNERMILLINDLLNVAHIEEGRFIYEPSLLFLEDIARKNIAILGGIAKKRDIEIVFNELKDGSSKEVKADRKKMELVFQNLLDNAIRFTDPGGKVTISIGYDKISAKVMIKDTGVGIPKEQQSRIFTKFFRANNVVKMETEGTGLGLFICKNIINAHNGKIWFESKENEGTAFYFTIPLNSKL; this is encoded by the coding sequence ATGCTACAAAAAGAAAACAATTCAAAGAAGAAACTAAAGGATCTGGAAGAAAAGATTCTAAAAAAATGCGATGAATTAGAAAAAGCGAAAGTGACTCTAATTAAAACATTAGAAAAAACGAAAGAGGCAGAAAAAAAGTTTGAGGAAGAAAAAAACAAAACAAGGGCAGCTTTGATTAGTTTAGCGGACGGCCTGATCGTCTTTGATAAAGAAAAAAAAATTACTTTGGTTAATCCCGTCGCCGAAAAGGTCTTAGAATTAAAAGAAAAAAATGTTTTAAACAAAACAATAAACGAGATTTCTGGATATCCCAATTTAGATAAACTTTATCGCGCGTTGGGAGGGGAAATAGAATGGACGGGGAGAAGATACGAATTAACATTAGATGGCTTATTGAAAAGATATTTTTATGTTTCAATCACTCCCGTTGTGGTCGCGGGAGAAGAGGTTGGTCTTATGGTTGTTTTTCAGGATATTACTCGCGAGGAAGAAATCAGCCATATGAAGACGGAATTTGTTTCTATCGCGGCGCATCAATTGAGAACGCCTCTTTCGGCGATCAAGTGGATTTTGCGGATGCTTTTGGACGGAGATGTCGGCAAACTTTCAAAAGAACAAATTGACTTTTTAGAAAGAGGATATCAAAGCAACGAAAGGATGATTCTTTTAATTAACGATTTGTTAAATGTGGCGCATATTGAAGAAGGCCGCTTTATTTATGAGCCGTCTCTTCTTTTTTTGGAAGATATCGCGCGAAAAAATATCGCTATTTTAGGTGGAATAGCCAAAAAAAGGGATATCGAAATTGTTTTCAATGAACTAAAAGATGGCTCATCAAAAGAAGTTAAGGCAGACAGGAAAAAAATGGAGCTGGTGTTCCAAAATTTATTAGACAACGCGATTAGATTTACTGACCCAGGCGGCAAGGTGACAATTTCAATCGGATATGATAAAATTAGCGCGAAGGTAATGATTAAAGATACCGGGGTGGGAATTCCGAAAGAACAACAGTCGCGTATTTTTACGAAGTTTTTCAGAGCGAATAATGTCGTTAAAATGGAAACAGAAGGAACTGGGTTGGGCTTATTTATTTGCAAGAACATTATTAACGCGCATAACGGCAAGATTTGGTTTGAAAGCAAGGAAAATGAGGGAACTGCTTTCTACTTTACTATTCCTCTTAATTCAAAATTGTAA
- the infC gene encoding translation initiation factor IF-3: MKTIYYKKTYKPFVRRPRLNHQIRVSPIRLIDEKGNNLDIVKTGEALKMALEKGLDLIEIAPSAQPPVCRIMDFGKYQYQKTQVEKKQKTKQVKTDIKGVRISLGISKHDAEFKAKQAEKFLSRGHKVRIEMILRGREKGMFEIAQSKMKEFIETIPIEIKIEQGARRQQRGLGMVITKE, from the coding sequence ATAAAAACTATTTACTACAAAAAAACTTACAAACCATTTGTCAGAAGGCCTCGCCTTAATCATCAGATAAGGGTAAGTCCTATCCGATTAATTGACGAGAAAGGGAATAATCTTGACATCGTCAAAACGGGGGAGGCGTTAAAAATGGCCCTTGAAAAAGGGCTTGATTTAATTGAAATCGCGCCCAGCGCGCAGCCGCCCGTTTGCCGCATTATGGATTTTGGCAAATACCAATACCAAAAAACGCAAGTAGAAAAGAAACAAAAAACAAAGCAGGTAAAAACAGACATCAAGGGAGTTAGAATTAGTTTGGGCATTAGCAAGCATGACGCGGAATTCAAAGCCAAGCAGGCGGAAAAATTTCTCTCGCGAGGACATAAGGTTAGAATAGAAATGATCTTGCGCGGCAGAGAAAAGGGAATGTTTGAAATAGCCCAAAGCAAAATGAAAGAATTTATTGAAACAATCCCGATAGAAATTAAAATTGAGCAAGGAGCAAGAAGACAACAAAGGGGTTTGGGGATGGTAATTACTAAGGAATAA
- a CDS encoding 50S ribosomal protein L35 — translation MMTKFKTRKALLKRIKITGSGKFMKRPTHQDHLNSKESGNKTRSKRKATGVSSDNRKVIKEIFSNI, via the coding sequence ATTATGACTAAATTTAAAACAAGAAAAGCGTTATTAAAAAGAATAAAAATTACCGGTAGCGGAAAGTTTATGAAAAGACCGACTCACCAGGACCATCTGAACTCAAAAGAATCCGGCAATAAAACCCGAAGCAAAAGAAAAGCGACCGGGGTCTCTTCTGATAATAGGAAAGTTATAAAAGAAATATTCTCAAATATTTAA